A stretch of DNA from Anopheles ziemanni chromosome 3, idAnoZiCoDA_A2_x.2, whole genome shotgun sequence:
GCAGTGCGACGATGGTACCGTGGCACCGACCGAAAAGGCCGTAGTAACGGGCCGCTCGGTTCAGGCTGCGTCCACCCGCGAGGTCGAGTTCGGCTCGAACGAATTCTTTGGCCTGTGCGCGGTCGGTGGTATCCTGTCGTGCGGTATCACGCACACGGCTGTCGTACCGCTCGATCTGGTCAAGTGCCGGCTGCAGGTCGACCAGGCCAAGTACAAGAATCTTTTCCACGGATTCAAGGTCACCATCGCTGAGGAGGGTGCTCGCGGTCTAGCCAAGGGATGGGCGCCGACCTTCTTCGGCTACTCGGCACAGGTAAGTCGCGCATTGACGATAAGAAAAAGTAGCAGGGggagtgggagggggggggggggggggaatctATCTTTTCGGCTTATCGTTTTTGTCCATCCTCACGTGAGACATAATTGTTAGCGTCACTGCCTTGACCTTCGGATCAGGGTTGGCCTCGTCTGTTTTAGAAAGAATTTAGAACTTTTCTGATAATGAATCCTCAATGCAAAAGCATCAGAACCGTCGAACAAGTCACGAACCCGAAAGTTATGCGAAAATGCATCTCTCATGGTGATTTCTCGTACGGAATCGGTTCCAATAACTGAGTAATTGAGGTGGCCTTGAATCTACTGGGTCGTTCCGTAGAAACCCGCCATGGGCGCTTACGTAATGGCATGAGTATAGTAGCACTGCGTACAACCTAGTATGCTTGCGCGCTGTGTGTAGTTTGCAAAACGCGCTTCGGGAGGGGTAGTTCAATACATTTATGCATGTGGGTTGCACTTATGCCATTTTTAGATATAAACAACGAATAAGCTGAGGTCATACTACGTAAAACCTTTCTATaggtttaaattaaaacaaatcgaaatgcTACTTATCTTAATCGTTAAGTTTGTCTTGTATAAAGTTGTACCAATTaagtaataataaaatgtttgttgtaAACAGTTAATGGTCACCGTACCATTGgaaatttcatattttgattAATGAAATGTTATTATGTTTCTATTCTAGGGAGCTTTCAAGTTCGGACTGTACGAAGTGTTCAAAATTCAGTATGCTAACATGATCGGTGAAGAGAATGCGTACCTCTACCGCACATGGGTATACTTGGGCGCTTCGGCATCCGCTGAATTCTTCGCCGACATTGCCCTGGCTCCGCTAGAAGCCGCCAAGGTGAAGATCCAGACCATGCCCGGTTACGCCAACACCATGCGCCAGGCCATGCCGAAGATGATGGGCGAGGAAGGCATTACCGCTTTCTACAAGGGTCTCGTGCCACTGTGGTG
This window harbors:
- the LOC131288337 gene encoding solute carrier family 25 member 3-like encodes the protein MFTALLDAARNSPFRTPFTRVQCDDGTVAPTEKAVVTGRSVQAASTREVEFGSNEFFGLCAVGGILSCGITHTAVVPLDLVKCRLQVDQAKYKNLFHGFKVTIAEEGARGLAKGWAPTFFGYSAQGAFKFGLYEVFKIQYANMIGEENAYLYRTWVYLGASASAEFFADIALAPLEAAKVKIQTMPGYANTMRQAMPKMMGEEGITAFYKGLVPLWCRQIPYTMMKFACFEKTVELLYKNVVPKPRDQCTKGEQLLVTFAAGYIAGVFCAVVSHPADVVVSKLNQAKGSSAFDVAKQLGFMGMWNGLTPRIIMIGTLTALQWFIYDGVKVALSIPRPPPPEMPESLKKKLNVE